The genome window TAGATGGACCAGGTGCTCAGCGGTACTTTCAAGCAGAGGGTAAAGTCAGcaaggagctggtggagagctCCTGTAGGGTAATTATCAGGGAACAACAAGGTGTGTTCTCCCCAGAGGTGAAAAGCTTCAGCACCAGCAGTGTCAGAACCAAGCCTGCCACCAGACAGCGCTGCAACACTCCTTCCAGCATTTTGTTCCACAAGATGAGCCTGGAGATCAAACTTGGCAGTTTGGTGGATGAGCAGGTTGGACACTTTCTGTTCTATTTGACAGAAAGTAGCACATCATCCATGTTACACTCACATTGATATTTCAAATAATTTCCACAGGTGAATGTTTTGGTGGCCCCCATGATCAACAGACAACTAAATTCTACAGAAATTGGAAAATGTCTGTTGAAGAAAGCAGGGAATGCGATCAACTCAAAGTTTTACTTGAAGACAGCAAATCGCACCTTCGCCCCTGGTGATGTTCTTCAGGTTGATGCGCCTCCATCTCTGGGTTGCTCCAAGCTCTTCTTCATTGAATGCTCGCCATGGGATGGGGTCAGCGGATGGAGTGTGCAGGTAGAATTTAAAGCCTATATGGAGAGTTTAACAAAGCAAAAGTGAATTTGCACAGCTGGCCACATTTTCCACTTAAAGGCATTGATGAGGCTTCATCCGTTTGAACGCAAATACACAAACCGACATAGTAGTTTCGAGaagaatattaaaaataactttgagAGAAAAGTTATGATCCTGCCTATCCTGGCTAAATTGTATTTTCAAGAGTTATAAGCTTCAGAATATCGGTTATATGGTCTTATGCCTTACCCAGGGCTTCAGTTCTTGTTCAGAATAACAGTGGTACTTTTAATCTATAGCCCCACTCATGTTAGGTTAGCTCGCAATGTCAATGCGGAGGTGAAAACACtgaggaaatgtttgatttttgttttgcaggctCTTCGGAAAGGCCTGAAGAGGTGTTTGAACCTGTGTGCACAGCAGCACTTCTGCTCAGTGGCCTTCCCAGTTATCGGACCGGGAAGAGTTTTAAAATACCCGCTGAGTGAAGCCATTCAAGTGCTGACTGAGACCCTTCACCAGTTTGGATTATCTGCAGTCTCTGATTGTCTCTCCACCATCCACATCGTCATTAAATCAGGTTACCCAGACTCTGAGGAGGTGACTTTCAACACAACTGGTATGTAAGATGAATACTTGTAAGATTTATTGATGAAGGTTTTTAAAGCTGGTGTTTTTACTTGCAGTGCTATCATGATGTCTCCAGGCACCTCAGTTTAAATATGAACCAAGAAGGCCAAGGTAAGCTGCACATACGCTcgggaataaataaaaaaaaatatatacccACATATATACAACCTATCATATTCCAAAAAAAGTAGGATGCTGGGtaacacatgaataaaatgaaattatctGCAAATGATCTCTGTTTATCAGACTCGTAAGaacattgttttattcaacCATGTGTGTCAGGAAAATGGTGACCCTCGTCCCATCcttatatattcacaaaaaccAAAGTTGCTGATGAGGTAGAACATTAAATCAAATACGTGGTTCTTCATCTCAGCCATCTTCAGATCGCTCACCAGTGACcttgatgacatcacaatgaCAGTGGGAGGAGGGGCTAAACTACAACTGGTGTTTGGTGACATCACTAATGAGACTACAGATATTGTTGTGAACACGACCAACTTTGTTGATTTTCACATAGGTGAGTTTggatttttgaatgtgcaaaGAATGATTgacatatatgaatattttgtgATTTCTGCCTTAAACATAGACACAAATGCAtatctaacacacacaaaagacttTTCCATTATTTCAATGGGTGTGTAAATAGTCAGAGCACTCTGGTGTGCACATGCTTGGATAGGAATCAAAGACGCAATTTTGCTTCTCTAAAGAAAGCTCAAGATCTTGGTTGTTggtgatgtgttgtgttgactTGTCTATTTAGCTAACGTTAGACTGGAACTGCAGATACATTTAGCGGCTAATGGCAAAGCAAAGCACACAGGCCCTGAGCCAAAGAAtactgttgctgcagcagcagatttgTTCAGCAACTGAtccagttagcacaaagcacacaccaaCATCAGTAGAATAACTGCCCTGCTTGATCGCTAAACTACAAGTGATGTTTGGTGACATCACTAATGACACTACAGGCGTTGTTGTGAACACGATCAACTTGGTGATTTTCACATAGAAATGTTATCAATTTgacctttaaaatcaaaacttgACATTGACGACATTATgagtatgttagcatgctgacattagcattaagCTCATGACTGTAGACCCTTGTCCTTCTGTTCTAACGTAACCTTTTCCCTGCAGATGGTGTGTGCAAAGACATCTTAGCCGTAGCTGGACCAGAGGTGGAGGCTGAACTCAGAGCAGGTGAGGAAAGATGTTCGATATTTTCAAGCAACATCCACTTCAGCTTCTTCGCTcatgtttgtcttctctcttgTGTGTAGCAAACATCAACCGAAGAAGCGGTTTTGTATCCCGGCCTGGATGGTTCCCCTGTAAAGCCATTTGGCATGTGTCTGGAAAAGGGGATGCAGGTACCATCGAACAACGGGTGTGCGACATCATTAGATATTGTGAAAACTATGGATATAAGTCTGTAGCCATTCCGGCCATCTCTGCTGGTAGGTATTCTGTATAAGGTATAAGACTTTCTAGATGGGCAATTTTAATTCCACCAGTAAACATTCAAACTGTTCATGCAGGAGCTGGAGGGTTGGACCCTGGTGTTGTGGCAAGTGCAATCCTCCGAGGGGTGAAGATTGCAACGTCATATACTTCTTTTCATTATATCACCAACATCCGCCTTGTCCTGATTAATATCAATGTCTTCTTGGCGTTTAAAGAGGAAGCAATGCAAATGTTTTCCGCTGCTGTAATCAACAGAGGTAACAGAAAGTTTCACAAACTTGCGCATGTTTGcatgtcttgttttcttgtttttttattccaaatcAGAATTCTCTTGTTCTATTGTCAGTTTTCACTGATTGTTATCTTTTGATACACTCTCAGTGCCTCGGAGGCCTCATGTACAACAACAAGACCCCTCTTTGACAGTGGGCACAGACCTAAGCATCTTCCATTCCACCTCCACAAGTCAGAAGtccgtcttcctcttcctgggTCTCTCCAGACAGGATGTTGACGATGCCATGACAAAGCTGGTGGGTGCATATCAGACTCAGTGCTCCACTCAAACCATCAAAAAGGAGGATCTGGTAGGCCTCACCCAGGACGATGTAGAGGATCTGATTCAGCTGGTGGAGTCGCATGGTCTGAACATACAAAGGGACCAGTCAAGACCCAAAAGCTTAACAGTGAGTGGGTTAAAAGATGGAGTCAACCAGGTGACAAAAAAGATCAATGACTCTCTGCAAGAGTGTCTCAGAAGAGAGATGAGagccagggaggaggaggagctgttcACCCGTGTGGCTTGGTGCATCCTGGCACACAACGGCAACTGGGAGAGACTCCCTAAAACAGCCaattacattttggaaaataacgACATAGCAGGAGGAATAGTGGACGCACAGGGCGTCCAGTGGAATGTGGATGTACAGAGGTTGGAGGCTTCAACGCGACTATCTGGACAGACGACAAAGCTCAAACGACTCGTGAATCTTCCTGGTGATTGTTGTTGCTGAACATTTATGTTTCAAAGGAGCCTGACTTGCTTTGAAAATAACACGCATTTGGTCtgaatttctgacatttttcttttttgtcctaCAACCTCTTTACAGACTTCACCCTCCCTCTCTACTGGGACAGCATGACTCATGGTGAAGCTTTCAAGGTGGTTGCACTGCAGCCTTCTTCTGCTGAGTACAAGTCAGTGAAGGAGGCATTCAAACGGACAGTCAGCAAGACTCCGATAAAGGTGGGGAGACATTTCATTGCTTCTAGACATGGAAGACTCGAAGCTAGTTAATAGGTTAGGTAAATGGCTTTTATTCACATAAATGGAACCAATTTATATCAAGGTATCTCTTACACATGTTTCCATATTAAGTTACAGAacaatatctgtgtttttagcATGCAATCACCACAGTACAGTTGAAAGGAGTTAAGATATTTCCATCCATTGGAGGTAACGTGTTACttactttgttttgttattttcctgaCAGATCGAGCGCCTGCAGAACATTCATCTGCGCAAGTCCTATGAGGTACAGAAGAAGCACATTTCCGACAACAGAAGACAGGTGGGTGGAGCTCGTGAAAAGCTTCTGTACCACGGGACGACACGGGACAACTGTGACTGCATCATGAAAACTGGGTTCAACAGGAGCTTTGCAGGACAGAACGGTAAAGagctccctccttctcctctcccatTTCCATTTAATTCCTTTAATTAGTGAAGTGTAACAATCACATGGATGATTTTGAACAATGTTGAGTAGATTTGAGGACTTAATTTAAATTACCCATTTCTTCTTATTCTCAGGAACTTCATATGGTCGTGGAACCTACTTTGCTGTAAACGCCTACTACTCAGCCCGCTCCACCTTCGCGAAGTCCGCTGCTGATGGTTCTCAGTTAATGTTTGTGGCCCGAGTCCTGACTGGGGTCTCCACTCTGGGAAGCAGCGACATGAAGGTTCCTCCTCCTCGCACTAACAGTCAGCCCCACGACCGTTATGACAGCGTGGTAGACAGAATAGACAATCCCAAGATGTATGTTGTGTTCCATGACAGCCAAGCGTACCCAGACTACCTCATCACCTTCAAGTGAAGATGGTAGGGATGGAGGATGGGCGCAGAAAAGATTGTTTATGATGATGGTGTTTTATTAGATGAATTTAGGCCTGAAAAATCATGTAAGTGTATACCTATCACACCACAGAGCTGTTTAGtccaacaaaacaatatttttaattcaaatcGTCAGTGTCAGCACAAGTTAGCCCAGGCTGAAGAACCTCTTAGGTCAGGTGGCTGTTGCGCACTATGCGTTAAAATGGCACCTTTAATTATGTTTTCTATCAACCCATGATGCAGATAATTGACAAATGTTATACAAGTAACAATGTAATTGTCTGATTAGTAACTGTTACTAGGGAATTTAGGAACAGTCACATGCTACTGCGTCTGTGATACAGACAAATGTAAAAGGGTTATAGTTATCAGCACTGctttacaggttttttttggaTGCAACAGTATCTCCAAGGGTGGGGCATCTGCcgctcagtgggtagagcaggtcaactagtgatcggaaggttacttgttcaaatcccagctccgggcagggctgagctgcatgtcgaagtgtccttgagcgagatactgaaccccacattgctcatcagtgagggccccgcgatgagctggcgacttatccagggagtaccctgccctcgccctaAGACAAAGCTaggattggctccagcagcaacaccccgcgacccaatggaaagggataagcggttacggacaatgacatgacatgacatgacatgacagtaTCTCCAAGGGTTAGCTACCATCGattaatgaacaaaaatatacaataatGTTTGAAAGATTTCAGAATTACTCCACAGTTTGAAGGGgcgctttgttgttttatagaagaaattcaaactcagaatttaactatttgaatattaatgaggtaataatacaacaAATCAGAAATATCAATGTTTTCCATAAtctaataaacaataaacaacaaaatttGACAAATCATTGATGGTGTCACTGGGGAGTTTTGGACTTTtggacatgcacacactcacactcacattcatGTTAATATTACCAACAGGGCACTTAATTTATGCACATCTAAAAGGGGACCtctgtttctggtcattttgaaaaacacaagtatAGGGAATTTTTTATTTGGTTGATATTTGCATCTGCATCTTgtacaaagaaaacagtgtaGAAACTGTTTTACAGACTGATAAATAGGTGGAAAGACCTCTTTACAGTTGTCAAGCAGAAACTTTAATACTTCAGTATAATAGATGTAGTTGCGTAGTCGGAGTACATATAAAAAAATCCAAGTTCAAGCTgcatttatcaatattttgtatatcaaatgaaacacagcatgACAGAACATTATCAACCAAGGCAGCTATTCTACTAAGCTTTCTACCTCTCTAGCTCAATGTTTTGGTTACAGTCTCACTGCCCTATCAACCCCGTTGCACATTGCTTGGCTTCAGTTCTTGTTGaattctcagtgtttgtgttgcatgagtcaggatgaaaataaatctttatCTACACTTCAACACATATTCCCAGCATACAAATACATGAGTTAAGTTCACATACCAAATTACATGTGAAACAAGTTTCTAAGGAAATACCATCACTGAAGAGGAGGACAACAGGGAATATTGAGTCATGTGAAAGCCCATACATTTCCAAATGCTCCTGCCAACCAAGTGTCTGTTGGGATGTCGCAagtatctttttgtttgtttgttcagcgAATATGCCTCTTCAGACCTTGTGGTCACTGTAAGTTCTCCTCAAGTGCACATTTCTTCCCTCCCCCAACTGTCCATCTGATCAATCAAATGATTGATTTGACTGGTTCCCTCTAGTCACCATGAGTGTCCCccaaatgtaatgtaatgttgaCCCCAACAAGGACCAACTAGTACCAAGGGTGTGGGACACAATGCAGAAACTAGGGCCACGGGTGCTCAACACCACAGTGTCAGGCCCATTACTTCCTTTCTCATGCCCTGAGGAATCATCTCATGATTCCCCTGACAGTTATAGCCTAGGGCAACTAAATGAAAACGCACTCTTTAATAAAATGACAGACTCTGGGATTAACATTGGATATTTTGGAGGGCAAAGTGCAACTAGTTCAACAACTACACCAAATATAAAGCAAATgtcaagtcatttttagacattgcAATGTGAAAATTTGTAAATTGGTAAAACTGGTATTTGTATCTTTAAATCAGTGACAGAATACAACATTGATAAGTCAATCAAGGCCATCACTGAAGTGTAGCTGCGTATCACGGCTTGCCTTACTGACCTCTCAGGGTAGATGTCGTGGCACTTAAGCTCGACTGAACTATATAAATTTTACAAGGCTAAACTTGCATTGCTTCAGTAGAAgtacgcacacacagacactcattGTATTGAGGGGCTGCTTGAATGTACCAGAACAGTTGTTAGTAGGACATCTAGTGGTTGGATGTGGTAAAGTCACATGACTTCAGCTGTAACTTTTGGTGTTGTCCtgctttcctctttttgttttttttattatttcatagcatgaaatcaaaacacataaacttgagaaactgtcagaaacaaCTGACGCCTGGcacaaccaccaccactacTGGCACAAATATTGCAGGATGCAAACTAAATGTTAAGTCAAACTAAAGGCAACAATGCGGGCATAACACAAAACTAAAGGGAAATATGTTGGCAAACCAGCAGTGGTCATCATGCAGGTGAACTTTAAGAAAGAAATTATTTAGGCTCACTGGCATGTTATAATACATTTGAAAGACTAACCCTGCTCACCACTTGTGCACAGGgcataaacacaaaatgcactCTGGTAAGGGGCAAAGTGATACTGACATGGACAGCTGCTGGGATGCCAAACAATGCCAGGCACAGCAgggacagagagcaggaagcagaggcaGAACAATTGTTGGGGTAGGAGTTGATTCAAGGCTGCATTCACCAAGACTACAGCTTGCTCTGTACTAGGGGAGTATATACCCcaccacacagagcagagacaagtctggagtggctgagacagagacaccctTTACCCCataacaagacactgtgccaccaacatgattttgaagctggTATTTTCAGGTAAAAAGGGACACaatgttgatttaaaatcaataaaacataatcCCTGCAGTAATCAATAATCTAACCATTGTACCTTCACAAGACAAACTAAGGTAAAGACTTCTTAAGACTAATAACAAACACTCCATTTGCTTGGGTGTGTCCATTTACAGGTAGTTATGACAGCATTTCCAGTAAGTGAAAGTGAAACGAAACCGAAAGGAAAGACAGTTCACAGCAGACGGTGCACTCAGGAGGCACAGAGGCACAGTTTGCAGTGCTCTACATTTTAAGGTGTAGAATTGTAGGTAAAATGGATGAATACCAATATCCGTTGTTCTTTGCGGCCAGAGatttgacagacagagagagggggaaggtcACGAGACACTTTCAGAAAAGAAAGGATTCTGGGGGAGGCGAATGTTTGACCATTGCAAAGGCTGGagcaaaaacatacaaagtGTGTTTCAAGGAAAAAGAAGGTAAGGAATCACATTTGTTTAATATGATTTAAAGGCAGACTATACTtactaaaaaacacaatgttatATGTAGTATTGGCGTAAATCCAGTGTCTTGTTTGGGCCTTGGCCTTGTTTATTTCAGACCAGGAAAGGGTTTTGCAGAGGAAGTTTCACACCATCCCCCTTCCTGATGGAGACTTGCGTCTGACTGTGAGTCGAACCGATTCACCACAGATGTTTGATCAGCCCTCAACCAGTCAATCACAGGTGAGCTGCCCGGAAACATTGACTGACACTTTGTGATTGTGGTCAACAGAAGCATCAGAGCCGAATGATCTGGCCTGACCAGTTTGAGGGTGATTTCTGAGCAGAGTCAACATCTGATGATTCAAATGTTGTAAATGCCATTGTGCTGGCTATAGcgacaacacatttttattctgtctttttaaaatgtacacatACACCTCTGTAGTTTCTTCCATATAAACTCATACATTTGTTTGATATTGCTTTTCTCCTTTAGACATTCACAAAACCAAACGCAAAAACCCTTAAGAAGATTTTCAAGCCAGATATTTTCCTCCTGTTCTACCTGAGAGACAACCTAAAAGCAAATAAGCTTTTACAGAAACAGCTGTCTGCTATCGGCTGCACAGCGGAGTTTGATTTAGATGAAGAGTGGGCAGTGGTTTGGGGGGATATGGATAAAGGGTCTGGAAGTGCCTTTGTCAGTGCTGCTGAGAACTGGGAGTTACAGGTGGATAGGGTCTTCATCAGTCTAACTGA of Acanthopagrus latus isolate v.2019 chromosome 10, fAcaLat1.1, whole genome shotgun sequence contains these proteins:
- the LOC119027306 gene encoding protein mono-ADP-ribosyltransferase PARP14-like; this encodes MDEYQHPLYFEARDLTDKEERKVWRHFHKRRVSGGGDCGMIEKDGANTYKICFKEKEDQERVIQRKFHTISLPARKLRVTVSRISLPQNSDQPSFNQSQVSDQEVKLGATQGDELTKTFKEKRIKLPTALLTFITSSGAISKYQARFQQSLRNLVSIEVGSDLVLSSVSTDALDEAEATIKRELSLDNVQLQGAAAVPPDLDRVKEILMKAKNEANFRELRVDVSFIPGPSRAAATKVQLVGYSDNVNKLKEILHSYQMNQGQMTKELLKLPHPELVDCFDQFLDLIGMKQNKVTFKTSRFPSPSVLVTGPRCLVPNIQANLKATLASLMKDTLVLDGPGAQRYFQAEGKVSKELVESSCRVIIREQQGVFSPEVKSFSTSSVRTKPATRQRCNTPSSILFHKMSLEIKLGSLVDEQVNVLVAPMINRQLNSTEIGKCLLKKAGNAINSKFYLKTANRTFAPGDVLQVDAPPSLGCSKLFFIECSPWDGVSGWSVQALRKGLKRCLNLCAQQHFCSVAFPVIGPGRVLKYPLSEAIQVLTETLHQFGLSAVSDCLSTIHIVIKSGYPDSEECYHDVSRHLSLNMNQEGQAIFRSLTSDLDDITMTVGGGAKLQLVFGDITNETTDIVVNTTNFVDFHIDGVCKDILAVAGPEVEAELRAANINRRSGFVSRPGWFPCKAIWHVSGKGDAGTIEQRVCDIIRYCENYGYKSVAIPAISAGAGGLDPGVVASAILRGVKIATSYTSFHYITNIRLVLININVFLAFKEEAMQMFSAAVINRVPRRPHVQQQDPSLTVGTDLSIFHSTSTSQKSVFLFLGLSRQDVDDAMTKLVGAYQTQCSTQTIKKEDLVGLTQDDVEDLIQLVESHGLNIQRDQSRPKSLTVSGLKDGVNQVTKKINDSLQECLRREMRAREEEELFTRVAWCILAHNGNWERLPKTANYILENNDIAGGIVDAQGVQWNVDVQRLEASTRLSGQTTKLKRLVNLPDFTLPLYWDSMTHGEAFKVVALQPSSAEYKSVKEAFKRTVSKTPIKIERLQNIHLRKSYEVQKKHISDNRRQVGGAREKLLYHGTTRDNCDCIMKTGFNRSFAGQNGTSYGRGTYFAVNAYYSARSTFAKSAADGSQLMFVARVLTGVSTLGSSDMKVPPPRTNSQPHDRYDSVVDRIDNPKMYVVFHDSQAYPDYLITFK